The genomic region ACGCGGTGGCCGCCGGCGCCACGCTGGCGGGCTTCCAGCCCCAGGACGACGTGCGCGTGCTCCTCGACCCGGACGGCCACCCGTTCTGTCTCTTCACCTGACCCGGCCGGTTCCGTCGGCGCCGGTCCCCGGCCCTCGGTCCCGCACGGGCCCACCGCGCGTGGGCCCGTGGCGACCGGTCAGAGGACCAGCACGATGCGGCCGTTCGCCAGGCCCTCGGCCTGCCGCGACCAGGCGTCGGCGACCGAGGCGAACGGCACCAGTTCGTGGTCGACGGTGAGCCGGCCGGCGGCCGCGTGCCCGGCCACCACGGCGAGCGACGCCGCCCGCTCCTCGGTCGACAGCCCGTTGTTGGTGTAGCCGATCATCCGCAACGACCCGCTGCGCAGCACCGCGGACTCGACCGGCGCGGTGGCGCCCGCCGCGCTGCCCAGGTTGACCAGCCGGCCGCCCGGGCGCAGCACCCGCAGCGCCGCCGCGGCCGGAATCCCGAAGACCGGGTCGAGCACGAGGCCGACCGGGCCGTCGGTGGCGCCGCGCAGCCGGTCGGCCAGCGTCGCGACGTCGTCGTCGGGCCGCAGCGGGACGGACACCGTGGCGCCCAACTCCTTGGCGCGGGCGCAGGCCGCCGCGGAGCGGGACACCGCGATCACGCGGCGGGCCCCGCCGAGCCGGGCCAGCTGGACGGCCGCCTGGCCGACCACGCCCCCGGCGCCCAGCACCACGACCTGTTCGCCGGTCGCCAGCCCGCCGGCGTAGGTCAGCGCGCCGTGCGCGGCGACGGCCGAGAGGCCCAGCGCGGCCAGCAGCGTCAGCGGCACGTCCGACCGCAACGGCACCACGTCGGCGGTCGGCACCGTGACGGTGGCGGCCAT from Micromonospora sp. WMMD812 harbors:
- a CDS encoding zinc-binding dehydrogenase; its protein translation is MIRTALLTACGVPPTVTERPAPVPAAGEVPVTVEAVPITPLDLLCASGTSYFGTPSTPYVPGVQGVGRLDDGTAVWFGTSAGMRAGVDGSMAATVTVPTADVVPLRSDVPLTLLAALGLSAVAAHGALTYAGGLATGEQVVVLGAGGVVGQAAVQLARLGGARRVIAVSRSAAACARAKELGATVSVPLRPDDDVATLADRLRGATDGPVGLVLDPVFGIPAAAALRVLRPGGRLVNLGSAAGATAPVESAVLRSGSLRMIGYTNNGLSTEERAASLAVVAGHAAAGRLTVDHELVPFASVADAWSRQAEGLANGRIVLVL